One part of the Bradyrhizobium sp. CB1650 genome encodes these proteins:
- a CDS encoding penicillin-binding protein 2 → MSPATPAKRTEPWRQRLIRSLLYGRNVDRAAKARARVGLAILAFASIYALIGGRLVMFAIGADAHGARRAAAQDVVATARPDIVDRNGAILATDVKAASLFGEPRRIIDKDEAIELLTATVPDLDEAEVRERLSSRKGFVWLKREITPKQQQDIHKLGIPGIGFLRENKRVYPTGNEVAHLIGLVNIDNQGIAGMEKWLDNNGLADLHRAGFATDRLQKPIELSVDLRVEHALRDELLRAKEKFHAKAASGIVSNVKTGEIVAMVSLPDFDPNNPKEAHDPDRINRLTTGVYEMGSTFKAFTLAMALDSGKINLNSSWDARGNLHYGKFTIHDSHPLGRFINTKEVFTYSSNIGAARIALGQGVEAHKAFLAKMGQLTRLRTELPESAAPLVPRRWSELNTVTAAFGQGLSVAPLQAVMGINALVNGGYLIPPTFMKRSEAEAAAMAKRVIRQETSDKMRYLMRLNAEVGTAKTADIKGYYVGGKTGTSEKVINGRYAKKRVLNSFTAIMPCDDPKYQILIMLDEPQALPETHGFITSGWNAVPTGGKVIERIAPLLGVEPRFDLPPSDRLILAASRTTQ, encoded by the coding sequence ATGAGCCCGGCGACGCCTGCAAAACGGACCGAGCCCTGGCGGCAGCGGCTGATCCGCAGCCTGCTGTACGGGCGCAACGTCGATCGCGCGGCGAAGGCGCGCGCGCGTGTCGGGCTCGCCATCCTCGCCTTCGCCTCGATCTACGCCCTGATCGGCGGGCGGCTCGTGATGTTCGCGATCGGTGCCGATGCCCACGGCGCGCGGCGTGCCGCGGCGCAGGACGTGGTCGCGACCGCGCGGCCCGACATCGTCGATCGCAACGGTGCGATCCTCGCAACCGACGTCAAGGCGGCGAGCCTGTTCGGCGAGCCGCGCCGCATTATCGACAAGGACGAGGCGATCGAACTCCTGACGGCCACCGTGCCGGATCTCGACGAGGCCGAGGTGCGCGAGCGCCTGTCGTCGCGCAAGGGCTTCGTCTGGCTCAAGCGCGAGATCACGCCGAAGCAGCAGCAGGACATCCACAAGCTGGGCATTCCCGGCATCGGCTTCCTGCGCGAGAACAAGCGCGTCTATCCGACCGGCAACGAGGTCGCCCACCTCATCGGTCTCGTCAACATCGACAACCAGGGCATTGCCGGCATGGAGAAGTGGCTCGACAATAACGGGCTCGCCGATCTGCACCGCGCCGGCTTCGCCACCGACCGCCTGCAGAAGCCGATCGAGCTGTCGGTCGACCTGCGCGTCGAGCATGCGCTGCGCGACGAGCTCTTGAGGGCCAAGGAGAAGTTCCACGCCAAGGCCGCTTCCGGCATCGTCTCCAACGTCAAGACCGGCGAGATCGTGGCGATGGTCTCGCTGCCGGACTTCGATCCCAACAATCCGAAGGAAGCGCACGACCCCGACCGCATCAACCGCCTGACCACCGGCGTCTACGAGATGGGCTCGACCTTCAAGGCGTTCACGCTGGCGATGGCGCTCGATTCCGGCAAGATCAACCTGAACTCGTCATGGGATGCACGCGGAAACCTGCACTACGGCAAGTTCACCATCCACGACAGCCACCCGCTCGGACGTTTCATCAACACCAAGGAAGTGTTCACCTACTCGTCCAACATCGGCGCCGCGCGGATCGCGCTCGGCCAGGGCGTTGAGGCGCACAAGGCGTTCCTCGCCAAGATGGGCCAGTTGACCCGGCTGCGCACCGAGTTGCCGGAGAGCGCGGCTCCGCTGGTGCCGCGCCGCTGGAGCGAGCTGAATACAGTCACCGCCGCGTTTGGCCAGGGCCTCTCCGTGGCGCCGCTGCAAGCGGTTATGGGCATCAACGCCCTGGTGAACGGCGGCTATTTGATTCCGCCGACCTTCATGAAGCGCAGCGAAGCGGAAGCGGCGGCGATGGCCAAGCGCGTGATCAGGCAGGAGACCAGTGACAAGATGCGGTATCTGATGCGGCTCAATGCCGAAGTTGGTACCGCCAAGACCGCAGACATCAAGGGTTACTACGTCGGCGGCAAGACCGGCACGTCCGAGAAGGTCATCAACGGCCGCTATGCCAAGAAGCGGGTGCTCAACTCCTTCACCGCGATCATGCCCTGCGACGATCCGAAATATCAGATACTGATCATGCTGGACGAGCCACAGGCGCTGCCTGAAACGCATGGTTTCATCACCTCGGGCTGGAACGCG